In Proteobacteria bacterium CG1_02_64_396, the genomic window TTGCTGGGGGGTGGAGTCCGGTCGTCGAACGCGAGCTTTTCGAACGGGGTCATGCCGCCGCACTGCTCCCCTACGATCCGGTACGCGACGAGGTGGTGTTGATCGAACAGTTTCGTATCGGCGCCTTGGAGGCTCCCGGTGGGGCGTGGCTACTGGAGATCGTCGCCGGGATCATCGAGTTGGGCGAAACCCCGGAAGAGGTGGTGCGGCGCGAAACGGTAGAGGAGGCGGGGATCGAGGTGGCTGAAGTCGAGCCCATCTACGACTACTTGGTGAGCCCCGGCGGCACCTCGGAGCGGATCACTCTATTGTGCGGGAGGGTCGACGCCAGCCGAGCACAAGGGATCCATGGTCTGCCCCACGAGGGGGAGGACATCCGGGTCCTGGCGGTTCCCTTTACCACGGCGTGGCGTTGGCTGGAGGAGGGGCGCATCGACAACGCCACCCCCATCGTGGCGTTGCAATGGCTGGCTCTGAACCGGAAGCGACTGCGCCTCAAATGGGGCGTAACGCCGGGGGTGTGAACCGTTCGAAGCGACAAGGGTTTGCCCCGTGCGAAGGGGGTGGTTGCGGTGGTTGACGAACCGGGGTCGGTCCATACAATTCGCCCTCCTTTTTGGGGGCGGACAAAGTGCTGGCGTAGCTCAGATGGTAGAGCAGCTGCCTTGTAAGCAGCGGGTCGGGGGTTCGATTCCCTTCGCCAGCTCCAAAATCGCAGGATGGGGGGCGGGGCGGTGCGAAAGAGGGCTCGATTTTTGAGTGGCGAAACTTGACACCGGCTCCCCGCGCGGGTATCAACCGCGCCCTTTTTCGTGTGGAGGGGTTCCCGAGCGGCCAAAGGGATCAGACTGTAAATCTGACGGCTCAGCCTTCGGAGGTTCGAATCCTCCCCCCTCCACCACTTTCGTTCATGATCGACCGGAGCTTGTTTGGCGTCGGCACTCGGTGTCGGAATCAGGCGGGTGTAGTTCAATGGTAGAACTTCAGCCTTCCAAGCTGACTACGTGGGTTCGATTCCCATCACCCGCTCCATTGATACGCTGCTCCTGTGGTTGTAGTGCCCATGTAGCTCAGGGGTAGAGCACTTCCTTGGTAAGGAAGAGGTCCTCGGTTCAAATCCGAGCATGGGCTCCATATTTGAAGTAT contains:
- the nudF gene encoding ADP-ribose diphosphatase (ADP-sugar pyrophosphatase; catalyzes the formation of D-ribose 5-phosphate from ADP-ribose; can also act on ADP-mannose and ADP-glucose) encodes the protein MSESQSSKQVEILGREVCFQGFFRMERFRLRHTLFAGGWSPVVERELFERGHAAALLPYDPVRDEVVLIEQFRIGALEAPGGAWLLEIVAGIIELGETPEEVVRRETVEEAGIEVAEVEPIYDYLVSPGGTSERITLLCGRVDASRAQGIHGLPHEGEDIRVLAVPFTTAWRWLEEGRIDNATPIVALQWLALNRKRLRLKWGVTPGV